A single region of the Pontibacter kalidii genome encodes:
- a CDS encoding serine hydrolase: MNELRRQITEALEKQEGTFAVAFKDLATGEELLLNERETFHAASTMKTPVLIEAYKQAAEGRFSMKDSILIKNEFSSIVDGSQFSISAGDDSEQELYTLVGQRRPISELLYKMIIQSSNLATNIIIEQLDAKRVTQSMRELGARDIQVLRGVEDIKAYEQGLNNTTTAYDLLVIFEQIAEGSAVSPEASQDMIGILLDQRHREIIPAKLPGEVKVAHKTGWITGVRHDSGIVILPDGRKYVLVLLSKELKDDKAGMEAMANVSELIYKYVAGKR, translated from the coding sequence ATGAATGAGCTACGCCGGCAAATAACAGAAGCGTTAGAAAAGCAGGAAGGCACCTTTGCCGTAGCCTTCAAGGACCTGGCAACCGGCGAGGAACTGCTGCTAAACGAGCGGGAGACGTTCCATGCTGCCAGCACCATGAAAACACCCGTGCTGATAGAGGCTTACAAGCAGGCTGCGGAGGGAAGATTCTCTATGAAAGATTCTATTCTGATCAAGAATGAGTTCAGCAGTATAGTAGATGGCAGCCAGTTTAGCATCAGCGCCGGAGACGACAGTGAGCAGGAACTTTATACTTTAGTGGGCCAGAGAAGACCTATATCAGAGCTGCTCTACAAGATGATCATACAGAGCAGCAACCTGGCTACCAACATCATAATAGAGCAACTGGACGCCAAAAGAGTAACCCAGAGTATGCGCGAGCTGGGTGCCAGGGATATACAGGTGCTGCGCGGCGTGGAAGACATCAAAGCCTACGAGCAGGGGCTCAACAACACCACCACTGCCTACGACCTGCTGGTGATCTTTGAGCAGATAGCGGAAGGCAGCGCTGTAAGCCCGGAGGCTTCACAGGATATGATCGGCATCCTGCTAGACCAACGGCACCGGGAAATTATTCCCGCCAAGCTCCCCGGGGAGGTAAAAGTAGCCCACAAAACAGGCTGGATCACCGGCGTCCGCCACGACTCAGGCATCGTTATACTTCCCGACGGGCGAAAGTATGTGCTGGTGCTACTGTCTAAGGAGTTAAAGGATGACAAAGCTGGCATGGAAGCCATGGCGAATGTATCAGAACTGATTTACAAGTATGTAGCAGGAAAGCGGTAG
- a CDS encoding GMC oxidoreductase, whose product MANLNIDSVKARTYDAIVIGSGISGGWAAKELTEKGLKTLVLERGRDVKHNRDYPTTNKMPYEFEHRGEVPLEIREKEPVVSRCYAFREDAMHFFVKDSEHPYVQEKPFDWIRGYQVGGKSLLWARQTQRWSELDFEGPARDGFVVDWPIRYKDLAPWYSYVEKFAGISGNRDGLAELPDGDFLPPYPLNSVEDYFRQQLKSHYGNRHVISARCAHLSKPNQIHFDQGRAQCQNRTLCQRGCPFGGYFSSNSSTLPWAERTGNLTLRPFSVVESVIYDDKAGKATGVRVVDANTKEVTEYYAKIIFVNASALHTNHILLNSISSRFPNGLGNDSGLLGKYVAFHNYRARVTAEYDGLLEYATAGRNPSDGGYIPRFRNLHKQETDFLRGYAAGFGARRYQVEDRSGFGVDLKEQLLNPTWSNWKVGSHMMGETIPKEESQVSLDKDQKDAWGMPLLRINIGYDDNDEKMVADYLEQMTEMFTKAGFTNIKTVDSKQAPGLDIHEMGGVRMGHDPKTSLLNKYNQLHACKNVFVTDGACMTSTSTQNPSLTYMALTARAVDHAVSEMKKGNL is encoded by the coding sequence ATGGCGAATTTGAACATAGACAGCGTGAAAGCGCGCACCTACGATGCGATTGTGATTGGCTCGGGCATCAGTGGGGGCTGGGCAGCCAAGGAACTGACCGAAAAGGGGCTGAAGACCCTGGTGCTGGAGCGGGGCCGTGACGTGAAGCACAACCGCGACTACCCCACCACCAACAAGATGCCCTACGAGTTCGAGCACCGCGGGGAGGTGCCCCTGGAGATACGGGAGAAGGAGCCGGTGGTAAGCCGCTGCTACGCCTTCCGCGAGGACGCCATGCACTTCTTTGTCAAGGACTCCGAGCACCCCTATGTACAGGAGAAGCCCTTCGATTGGATCCGCGGCTACCAGGTGGGCGGCAAGTCGCTGCTGTGGGCACGGCAGACGCAGCGCTGGAGTGAGTTGGATTTTGAGGGCCCGGCCCGCGACGGCTTTGTCGTGGACTGGCCCATCCGCTACAAGGACCTAGCTCCCTGGTACAGCTATGTAGAGAAGTTCGCCGGCATCTCCGGCAACCGTGACGGCCTCGCCGAGCTGCCTGATGGGGATTTCCTGCCTCCTTACCCTTTGAACAGTGTGGAGGATTATTTCCGCCAGCAGCTCAAAAGCCACTACGGCAATCGCCACGTGATCAGCGCCCGCTGCGCGCACCTGTCTAAGCCCAACCAGATCCACTTCGACCAGGGCCGGGCGCAGTGCCAGAACCGCACCCTCTGCCAGCGCGGCTGCCCCTTCGGCGGCTACTTCAGCAGTAACTCCTCTACGCTGCCCTGGGCCGAGCGCACGGGCAACCTGACGCTCAGGCCCTTCTCGGTGGTGGAGTCGGTTATTTACGACGATAAGGCCGGAAAGGCGACGGGCGTGCGGGTGGTAGATGCCAACACCAAGGAGGTGACGGAGTACTATGCCAAAATCATTTTCGTGAACGCTTCGGCCCTGCACACCAATCACATCCTGCTCAACTCCATTTCCTCCAGGTTTCCCAACGGGCTGGGCAACGACAGCGGGCTGCTGGGCAAGTATGTAGCCTTCCATAATTACCGGGCCAGGGTTACAGCTGAGTACGATGGGCTGCTTGAGTACGCTACGGCTGGTCGTAACCCATCCGATGGGGGCTACATTCCGCGTTTCCGCAACCTGCACAAACAGGAAACCGACTTTTTGAGAGGGTATGCCGCCGGCTTTGGGGCCCGCCGCTACCAGGTGGAGGACCGCTCCGGCTTTGGCGTGGACCTGAAAGAGCAGCTGCTCAACCCCACGTGGAGCAACTGGAAAGTAGGCTCGCACATGATGGGAGAGACCATCCCGAAGGAGGAGAGCCAGGTAAGCCTGGACAAGGACCAGAAGGATGCCTGGGGCATGCCGCTCCTGCGCATCAACATCGGCTACGACGACAACGACGAGAAGATGGTTGCCGATTACCTCGAGCAGATGACGGAGATGTTCACCAAGGCGGGCTTCACCAACATCAAGACCGTGGATTCGAAGCAGGCACCGGGGCTCGACATTCACGAGATGGGCGGTGTGCGCATGGGCCACGACCCGAAGACCTCGCTCCTGAACAAGTATAACCAGCTGCACGCCTGTAAGAACGTTTTCGTGACCGATGGCGCCTGCATGACCTCCACTTCCACCCAGAACCCCTCGCTGACTTACATGGCCCTGACGGCAAGGGCTGTAGACCACGCCGTCAGCGAGATGAAGAAGGGAAATCTGTAA
- a CDS encoding galactokinase yields the protein MLQEIKDKFKELYGQDPLVVRSPGRVNLIGEHTDYNGGFVLPAAINKEIYFAVAPNNTNTFRAYAYDLQQEAAFDLGQVQPSGISWANYLLGVIAQLQKANYEVKGFDLVYGGNIPIGAGLSSSAAVECGLAYALNHIFGYKIPRFELVKMAQLAEHEYAGVKCGIMDQFASMYGRQDHAVKLDCRSLDFDYYHLEMADYRIVLCDTQVKHNLASSEYNTRRQECEAGVTLLQRHYPQVKSLRDVTVPMLELHQEEFESAVYKRCTYVVHENIRVEEACQALEQGNMKTFGEKMYASHRGLQHDYEVSCPELDFLVDQARDMESVLGARMMGGGFGGCTINIVKLDALQEFIKQMEEAYKLQFGIHLKTYVAEIVDGSSLV from the coding sequence ATGTTACAAGAGATTAAAGATAAATTCAAGGAACTGTACGGGCAGGACCCGTTGGTAGTGCGTTCCCCGGGGCGGGTGAACCTGATCGGCGAGCACACCGACTATAACGGTGGCTTTGTGCTGCCGGCCGCTATCAACAAGGAGATCTACTTTGCCGTGGCGCCTAACAACACCAACACCTTCCGCGCGTACGCCTACGACCTGCAGCAGGAGGCAGCGTTCGACCTGGGCCAGGTGCAGCCATCCGGCATAAGCTGGGCTAATTACCTGTTGGGCGTGATTGCGCAGCTGCAGAAAGCCAACTACGAGGTGAAGGGCTTCGACCTGGTGTATGGCGGCAACATTCCGATCGGGGCGGGGCTTTCATCTTCGGCGGCCGTGGAGTGTGGCTTGGCTTATGCGTTAAACCATATCTTTGGCTACAAAATCCCAAGGTTTGAGCTGGTGAAGATGGCGCAGCTGGCCGAGCACGAGTACGCGGGCGTGAAGTGCGGCATCATGGACCAGTTCGCCAGCATGTATGGCCGCCAGGACCATGCCGTGAAGCTCGACTGCCGCTCCCTCGACTTTGACTACTACCACCTCGAAATGGCCGATTACCGCATCGTGCTCTGCGACACGCAGGTGAAGCATAACCTGGCCTCCTCGGAGTATAATACCCGCCGCCAGGAGTGCGAGGCAGGCGTGACGCTGCTGCAGCGGCACTACCCGCAGGTAAAGAGCCTGCGCGATGTGACGGTGCCGATGCTGGAGCTGCACCAGGAGGAGTTCGAGTCGGCCGTATACAAGCGCTGCACCTACGTGGTGCACGAGAACATCCGTGTGGAGGAGGCTTGCCAGGCGCTGGAGCAAGGCAACATGAAAACCTTTGGCGAAAAGATGTACGCCTCGCACCGCGGCCTGCAACACGATTATGAGGTGAGTTGCCCGGAACTGGACTTCCTGGTGGATCAGGCCAGGGATATGGAGAGCGTGCTAGGTGCCCGCATGATGGGCGGGGGTTTCGGCGGCTGCACCATCAACATCGTGAAACTGGACGCCCTGCAGGAGTTCATAAAGCAAATGGAGGAAGCCTACAAGCTACAGTTCGGCATCCACCTGAAAACCTACGTGGCCGAGATCGTGGATGGCAGCAGCCTGGTGTAG
- a CDS encoding gluconate 2-dehydrogenase subunit 3 family protein, with the protein MDRRSAVKGLLIFAGGVAVLPSCVLEEGKASIPLEHLDVSAQQEELLAEVVETILPATDTPGARDMGLHLFTLTMLDDCYSREDQQTFMSGMAAFAELTKEQTGKRFTKCSPEQRQQVMAGVNAGQAPQEVLTFYNILKGETIKGYLNSELVMTTLRVYELVPGRYEAYYPVTAEAQIS; encoded by the coding sequence ATGGATAGGCGATCGGCCGTGAAGGGCCTGTTGATTTTCGCGGGGGGCGTGGCCGTGCTGCCCTCCTGCGTGCTGGAAGAAGGGAAGGCCTCTATCCCGCTGGAGCACCTGGATGTGTCGGCCCAGCAGGAGGAACTGCTGGCTGAGGTAGTGGAGACGATCCTGCCCGCCACCGACACCCCTGGGGCCAGGGACATGGGGCTGCACCTGTTCACGCTCACCATGCTCGACGACTGCTATTCCAGGGAGGATCAGCAGACGTTCATGTCGGGCATGGCTGCCTTTGCCGAGCTAACCAAGGAGCAGACGGGAAAGCGGTTTACCAAATGTAGCCCGGAGCAGCGGCAGCAGGTAATGGCTGGCGTGAACGCCGGGCAGGCACCGCAGGAGGTGCTCACCTTTTACAACATCCTCAAAGGCGAAACGATCAAAGGCTACCTCAACTCCGAGCTGGTGATGACCACCCTCCGGGTTTATGAGTTGGTGCCGGGCCGGTACGAGGCCTACTATCCTGTAACAGCAGAAGCACAGATAAGCTAA
- a CDS encoding UDP-glucose--hexose-1-phosphate uridylyltransferase, whose translation MSTFDLAEHPHRRYNPLTGEWVLVSPHRAKRPWQGQQEEQSCDTRPAYDPGCYLCPTNTRAGGEQNPAYEATYVFDNDFGALQASAPEGAYVVGDLIRAESERGICRVICFSPRHDLTLADMEASDIRQVVDLWQQEYAELGSRDFINYVQIFENKGAIMGCSNPHPHGQIWAQGTVPVEPAKETTQQGLYFEKHGRSLLADYVALELETRERVVAENEHFVALVPFWAVWPFETIIISRRHFQHIGQMTDEEKDGYAQIIKCLTAAYDRVFGVSFPYSSGIHQSPTDGQAYPGWHFHMHFYPPLLRSATVKKFMVGYEMMGNPQRDITPEAAANLLRGLVR comes from the coding sequence ATGTCTACGTTTGATTTAGCGGAGCATCCGCACAGAAGATACAACCCGCTCACCGGCGAGTGGGTGCTGGTGTCGCCGCACCGGGCCAAGCGCCCGTGGCAGGGGCAGCAGGAGGAGCAAAGCTGCGACACCCGCCCCGCCTATGACCCCGGCTGCTACCTGTGCCCGACCAATACGCGCGCGGGCGGCGAGCAGAACCCCGCTTACGAGGCTACCTATGTGTTCGATAACGACTTCGGCGCGCTGCAGGCCTCCGCGCCCGAGGGGGCTTATGTGGTGGGTGATCTGATCCGGGCTGAGAGCGAGCGCGGTATCTGCCGGGTGATCTGCTTCTCGCCCCGCCACGACCTCACGCTAGCCGACATGGAGGCGAGCGACATCCGCCAGGTGGTGGACCTGTGGCAGCAGGAGTATGCTGAGTTGGGCAGCCGCGATTTCATCAACTACGTGCAGATTTTCGAGAACAAGGGCGCTATCATGGGTTGTAGCAACCCGCACCCGCACGGCCAGATCTGGGCGCAGGGCACGGTGCCCGTGGAGCCTGCCAAGGAGACAACGCAGCAGGGACTATACTTTGAAAAGCACGGCCGCAGCCTGCTGGCCGATTACGTGGCCCTGGAACTGGAGACGCGCGAGCGGGTAGTGGCGGAGAATGAGCACTTCGTGGCGCTGGTGCCTTTCTGGGCCGTGTGGCCCTTCGAGACGATCATCATCAGCCGACGCCACTTCCAGCACATCGGGCAGATGACAGACGAGGAGAAGGACGGCTATGCCCAAATCATCAAATGCCTCACCGCCGCCTACGACCGTGTGTTCGGTGTGTCGTTCCCGTACTCCTCGGGCATCCACCAAAGCCCGACCGACGGGCAGGCGTACCCGGGCTGGCACTTCCACATGCACTTTTACCCGCCGTTGTTGCGCTCAGCCACCGTGAAGAAATTTATGGTGGGCTACGAGATGATGGGCAACCCGCAGCGCGACATCACCCCGGAGGCGGCCGCCAACCTGCTCCGCGGCCTGGTGCGCTAA
- a CDS encoding sodium/sugar symporter, translated as MNFSTLDFIVFIGYCLLIIAVGIWVSREKKGHTKNATDYFLASKSLPWWAIGASLIASNISAEQFIGMSGSGFAIGLGIASYEFMAAATLIIVAKFFLPIYIKEGIFTMPQFLKLRYDDRIRTSLAIFWIMLYIFVNLTTVLYLSALALSVVLGVSTTYAIIGLAVVAVSYSIYGGLKAVAWTDVIQVIFLILGGLVTTYLALDAVSGGDGPLKGMGMLLEQVPEKFDMILSEENPFYKDLPGMTVLFGGMWIANISYWGFNQYIIQRALAAKSVKEVQWGLVFAAFLKLLIPLVVVIPGIAAFALNAEISRYDEAYPWLLGNLVPTGLKGLAFAALIAAALSSLSSMMNSTATIFTMDIYKSHLKKDASETQMVTVGRLVSLIAIIIAVLVAEPLLGGEEQIFQFIQKYTGYVSPGIVVLFVFGLFWKRATSNAALATAIASVPFSIIIDLTFPTMPFLDQMGLVFLLLSLLMVGYSLYENNVKGRYPEYTVAVDKALFKTDSIFNVTATAIIFVLAAVYIIFW; from the coding sequence ATGAATTTTTCTACACTCGACTTTATCGTATTCATAGGCTACTGCCTGCTCATTATTGCCGTCGGCATTTGGGTGTCCCGCGAGAAAAAGGGACACACCAAAAATGCCACCGACTACTTCCTGGCTAGTAAATCACTGCCGTGGTGGGCTATCGGGGCCTCGCTGATCGCTTCCAACATCTCGGCCGAGCAGTTTATCGGTATGTCCGGCTCGGGCTTCGCGATTGGGTTGGGCATTGCCAGCTACGAGTTTATGGCGGCTGCCACCCTTATCATTGTGGCGAAGTTCTTCCTTCCGATCTATATAAAGGAAGGTATCTTTACGATGCCGCAGTTCCTGAAACTGCGTTACGATGATCGCATCCGCACCAGCCTGGCCATCTTCTGGATCATGCTCTATATCTTCGTGAACCTGACCACGGTGCTCTACCTGTCGGCGCTGGCGCTGAGCGTGGTGCTGGGCGTCAGCACAACCTATGCTATTATCGGCCTGGCTGTGGTGGCGGTGTCCTACTCCATCTATGGTGGCCTGAAGGCCGTGGCCTGGACGGACGTGATACAGGTTATATTCCTGATCCTGGGTGGTCTGGTGACTACGTACCTGGCACTGGATGCCGTGAGCGGGGGCGATGGTCCTTTGAAAGGGATGGGGATGCTGCTGGAGCAGGTGCCCGAGAAGTTCGACATGATCCTGTCGGAAGAAAACCCGTTCTATAAGGACCTGCCCGGCATGACCGTTCTGTTTGGCGGCATGTGGATTGCCAACATCAGCTACTGGGGCTTTAACCAGTACATTATACAGCGTGCCCTGGCCGCCAAAAGCGTGAAGGAAGTGCAGTGGGGCCTGGTGTTTGCCGCCTTCCTGAAGCTGTTGATTCCGTTGGTAGTGGTAATTCCGGGTATAGCCGCCTTTGCGCTGAACGCTGAGATCAGCCGCTACGACGAGGCATACCCCTGGCTGCTGGGCAACCTGGTGCCAACCGGGCTGAAGGGCCTTGCTTTCGCTGCCCTGATCGCTGCCGCCCTTTCTTCCCTGAGCTCGATGATGAACTCCACGGCTACGATCTTTACCATGGATATCTATAAATCTCACCTGAAAAAGGATGCCTCCGAGACGCAGATGGTAACCGTAGGCCGCTTAGTCAGCCTGATCGCTATCATTATTGCCGTGCTCGTGGCTGAGCCGCTTTTGGGTGGCGAGGAGCAGATCTTCCAGTTCATCCAGAAGTATACCGGTTATGTGAGCCCGGGCATTGTGGTGCTGTTCGTGTTCGGCCTGTTCTGGAAGCGCGCTACCTCCAACGCGGCCCTGGCTACGGCCATCGCCTCCGTGCCGTTCAGCATTATCATCGACCTCACCTTCCCAACCATGCCGTTCCTGGACCAGATGGGGCTGGTGTTCCTGCTGCTCTCCCTGCTGATGGTGGGCTATTCGCTATATGAGAACAACGTGAAGGGCAGGTATCCGGAATATACCGTGGCCGTGGACAAAGCCTTATTTAAAACGGACAGTATCTTTAACGTTACGGCAACCGCCATCATATTTGTACTGGCAGCCGTTTACATTATCTTTTGGTAG
- a CDS encoding glycoside hydrolase family 2 protein produces the protein MPDLPKTEFFRLFQLVCICGALLVAGCRSISGKQAATAALSMQRFNDDWEFVRDVDSAAVFAGQHRLTWEQVSLPHTARLEPILKTAQQWQGIAFYRKSFNLPAADKGKHIALKFEAAMQVADVYLNGRHIFRHLGGYLPFYVDISDHATYGQENVVLVKLNNEDNSKVAPGKPLADLDFNYYSGIYRNAYLVTKDKLHISDAVAANRVAGGGVLLRYGDVSKQAATLQVQTEVKNDHAGSREAQVRIILADSSGHKVGEALSESMAVQPGAFGTFRQSINITNPNLWSPDAPYLYTLVVELLQDGKVLDQQRIKTGVKTFRFAKDGFYLNGEKLYLRGTNRHQEYPYLGYALSDNANYRDAYKIKEAGFNFVRLSHYPQAPAFMEACDELGLLTMDALPGWQFFGDAGFQKNTLQDVRDMVRRDRNYTSVILWEASLNESGMTEAFMQQAHQAVHEELPFDHIYTCGWLDEVYDVFIPARQHAKAPDYWNKYGKDKPLLIAEYGDWEYYAQNAGFNQKAFANLKEEERTSRQLRGFGQKRLLQQALNYQEAHNSNLQGPAVGDANWLMFDYKRGYADDIEASGIMDIVRLPKFAYYFYQSQAGPDLDKHAVFHKPMVFIANYWNDPELMTVKVYSNCEEVELQLNGKTIARQQPDQDRNSTHLPHPPFTFEVPRYEAGTLTAIGYINNSTAATHAQKTPGKPAKLILHADYSGKKLQAGVNDAVFVYASVADAHGTVVPDAVNTVRFAVEGDAALVGTEVVEAEAGIAAILVKAGKQVGILKVQAQAEGLVAGSYTLEAVKEVK, from the coding sequence ATGCCTGATTTGCCTAAAACTGAATTTTTCCGCCTGTTCCAGCTCGTCTGTATTTGCGGCGCGCTGCTAGTGGCCGGCTGCAGAAGCATCTCTGGTAAACAAGCTGCAACAGCTGCACTTTCGATGCAGCGCTTCAACGACGACTGGGAGTTTGTGCGGGACGTGGACTCAGCAGCGGTTTTTGCCGGGCAGCACAGGCTGACATGGGAGCAGGTATCGCTGCCGCACACGGCCCGCCTGGAGCCTATCCTGAAAACAGCGCAGCAGTGGCAGGGCATCGCTTTCTACCGCAAATCGTTTAACCTGCCGGCAGCCGATAAAGGGAAACACATCGCCCTGAAGTTCGAGGCCGCCATGCAGGTGGCCGATGTATACCTGAACGGGCGGCACATTTTCCGCCACCTGGGCGGCTACCTGCCGTTTTATGTAGATATTTCAGACCATGCCACGTATGGCCAGGAGAATGTGGTGCTGGTGAAACTCAACAACGAGGACAACTCTAAAGTAGCTCCCGGCAAACCCTTGGCCGACCTGGATTTTAACTACTACAGTGGCATCTACCGCAACGCTTACTTGGTCACTAAAGACAAACTGCACATTTCCGATGCCGTGGCTGCCAACCGCGTGGCCGGTGGCGGCGTGCTGCTGCGCTACGGGGACGTAAGCAAACAGGCTGCCACCCTGCAGGTGCAGACGGAGGTGAAAAATGACCATGCCGGGTCGCGGGAGGCGCAGGTCCGGATTATACTGGCGGACAGCAGCGGCCACAAAGTAGGGGAGGCACTCTCTGAAAGTATGGCCGTGCAGCCAGGCGCTTTCGGGACGTTCAGGCAAAGTATAAACATTACCAATCCCAATCTATGGTCGCCGGATGCGCCATACTTGTATACTTTGGTCGTGGAATTGCTGCAGGACGGCAAGGTGCTCGATCAGCAACGTATAAAAACGGGTGTTAAGACTTTCCGCTTTGCCAAAGACGGCTTTTACCTGAATGGCGAGAAGCTATACCTGCGCGGCACCAACCGTCACCAGGAGTACCCCTACCTCGGCTACGCCCTTTCTGATAACGCCAACTACCGCGATGCTTACAAAATAAAGGAGGCCGGCTTCAACTTCGTGCGCTTGTCGCACTACCCGCAGGCGCCCGCGTTTATGGAAGCCTGCGATGAACTGGGGCTGCTGACAATGGATGCCCTGCCGGGCTGGCAGTTCTTCGGGGATGCCGGGTTTCAGAAAAACACCTTACAGGACGTGCGCGACATGGTGCGGCGCGACCGCAATTATACCTCGGTTATACTTTGGGAGGCCTCGCTGAACGAATCGGGTATGACGGAGGCGTTTATGCAGCAGGCCCACCAGGCAGTGCACGAGGAGCTGCCGTTCGACCACATTTATACTTGCGGATGGCTGGATGAGGTATACGACGTGTTCATCCCGGCCCGCCAGCACGCCAAGGCCCCCGACTACTGGAACAAGTATGGCAAAGACAAACCGCTGCTCATTGCCGAGTATGGCGACTGGGAGTACTATGCGCAGAACGCCGGCTTTAACCAGAAAGCGTTTGCTAACCTGAAAGAGGAGGAGCGCACCAGCCGCCAGTTGCGCGGATTCGGGCAGAAGCGCTTGCTGCAGCAGGCCCTCAACTACCAGGAGGCTCACAACAGCAACCTGCAAGGCCCTGCCGTAGGCGATGCCAACTGGCTGATGTTCGACTACAAGCGCGGCTACGCCGATGATATAGAGGCCTCCGGCATCATGGATATTGTGCGCCTGCCCAAGTTTGCCTACTATTTCTACCAGAGCCAGGCCGGTCCTGACCTGGATAAGCATGCTGTCTTCCATAAGCCGATGGTGTTTATCGCCAATTACTGGAACGACCCGGAATTAATGACCGTGAAAGTATACAGCAACTGCGAGGAGGTGGAACTGCAACTGAACGGCAAAACCATCGCGCGCCAGCAGCCTGACCAGGACAGGAACTCTACGCACCTGCCACACCCGCCGTTCACCTTTGAGGTGCCCAGGTATGAGGCAGGTACTTTAACAGCCATCGGCTACATAAACAACAGCACAGCAGCCACACACGCGCAGAAGACTCCCGGCAAGCCGGCAAAACTCATACTTCATGCGGATTACAGCGGCAAAAAGCTGCAGGCTGGCGTAAACGATGCGGTATTTGTATACGCCAGCGTAGCCGATGCACATGGAACGGTAGTACCGGACGCCGTGAATACAGTACGCTTTGCTGTAGAAGGTGATGCTGCGCTAGTAGGCACAGAGGTGGTAGAGGCAGAAGCCGGCATTGCCGCCATACTTGTAAAAGCCGGAAAGCAGGTAGGCATACTCAAAGTACAGGCGCAGGCAGAAGGCCTGGTGGCCGGGAGTTATACTTTGGAGGCCGTTAAAGAGGTAAAATAG